Proteins encoded within one genomic window of Halorussus salilacus:
- a CDS encoding bifunctional metallophosphatase/5'-nucleotidase: MQRSIALTMVLCLVVAGVAPPAVAASATTATPQESTESPASAADAAQETNNTTVTVLSYNDVQTAAAENGTLPRMVTMINERRAAHDNPTVVVGGGDEMGPHSLSPLSQWEVPVEAMNTLDPAADVIGNHEFDYGFDAVENFSEASSYPWLLANLVDEETGETMPGTEPYHVVERGDTKVGIVGVADEKLKSKTATDFDEEGYELRNYSDVADEYATELKEEEGADVVVVSAHLGVPVAENLANTTDDVDVVVVGDDEREYPPREVGGAVVTEAEARGEHVSEVNLTVEDGEVTSWDGRLLDVDENVTKNETVATDITEARDEELDKRAGRTDVELDASASASYHDDTTLGNLIGDSFRAQSDADVAVTNAGGIRSDAAYGPGNLSVGDVYNVLPFQNTLVTVELTGAQLESLLASQVVTLESEEGQQFGAEPSLQVSGVTYEWVGHNDTDEMIRDAWVNGEPLDEEETYTVTVNSYMAGWDDSVFENATVVEETDMLYGTALLEYVQDESPVEEVEEDRIRRVDAEVETNAVEVEDGTATVAFDAPEGTENVTDDFHARNADHDRLAAESVALEDDTVEVEFDVADLRTLSDGDEVQVYGEYDTAEYERVYFNHSVVNADVSASDFAEQDTTTETTTETETETETETETETETETETETETETDAESGDIPGLTAITALVALVAAALVAVRRA; the protein is encoded by the coding sequence ATGCAACGGTCGATAGCACTGACGATGGTCCTGTGTCTGGTCGTCGCCGGGGTCGCCCCACCGGCGGTCGCGGCGAGCGCGACGACCGCGACGCCACAGGAGAGCACCGAATCGCCCGCGTCGGCGGCCGACGCGGCCCAGGAGACCAACAACACCACGGTGACGGTCCTGTCGTACAACGACGTTCAGACCGCGGCGGCCGAGAACGGCACCCTGCCGCGGATGGTGACGATGATAAACGAGCGGCGCGCAGCGCACGACAACCCCACCGTCGTCGTGGGCGGCGGCGACGAGATGGGTCCGCACTCGCTGTCGCCGCTGAGCCAGTGGGAGGTCCCGGTCGAGGCGATGAACACCCTCGACCCCGCCGCCGACGTCATCGGTAACCACGAGTTCGATTACGGCTTCGACGCGGTCGAGAACTTCAGCGAGGCCTCCTCGTACCCGTGGTTGCTCGCGAACCTCGTCGACGAGGAGACCGGAGAGACCATGCCCGGCACCGAGCCGTACCACGTCGTCGAGCGCGGCGACACGAAGGTCGGCATCGTCGGGGTCGCCGACGAGAAGCTGAAGTCGAAGACCGCGACCGACTTCGACGAGGAGGGCTACGAACTCCGGAACTACTCCGACGTGGCCGACGAGTACGCGACCGAACTCAAAGAGGAGGAAGGCGCCGACGTGGTCGTCGTCTCGGCCCACCTCGGCGTGCCGGTCGCCGAGAACCTCGCCAACACGACCGACGACGTCGACGTCGTCGTCGTCGGCGACGACGAGCGCGAGTACCCGCCCCGGGAGGTCGGCGGCGCGGTCGTCACCGAGGCCGAGGCCCGCGGCGAACACGTCAGCGAGGTCAACCTCACCGTCGAGGACGGCGAGGTGACCTCGTGGGACGGTCGCCTGCTCGACGTGGACGAGAACGTCACGAAGAACGAGACCGTCGCGACCGACATCACCGAGGCCCGCGACGAGGAACTCGACAAGCGCGCGGGTCGGACCGATGTCGAACTCGACGCAAGCGCCTCTGCGAGCTACCACGACGACACCACGCTGGGCAACCTTATCGGCGACTCGTTCCGCGCCCAGTCCGACGCCGACGTGGCGGTCACCAACGCCGGTGGCATCCGGTCGGACGCCGCCTACGGCCCGGGCAATCTGAGCGTCGGCGACGTGTACAACGTCCTGCCGTTCCAGAACACGCTCGTGACGGTCGAACTCACCGGCGCGCAGCTCGAATCGCTGCTCGCGAGTCAGGTCGTCACGCTCGAAAGCGAGGAGGGCCAGCAGTTCGGAGCCGAGCCCAGCCTCCAGGTCAGCGGCGTGACCTACGAGTGGGTCGGCCACAACGACACCGACGAGATGATCCGGGACGCGTGGGTGAACGGCGAACCCCTCGACGAGGAGGAGACCTACACCGTCACGGTCAACTCCTACATGGCGGGCTGGGACGACTCGGTGTTCGAGAACGCCACCGTGGTCGAGGAGACCGACATGCTGTACGGCACCGCCCTGCTTGAGTACGTTCAGGACGAGAGTCCGGTCGAAGAGGTCGAGGAAGACCGCATCCGGCGAGTCGACGCCGAGGTCGAGACGAACGCCGTCGAGGTCGAAGACGGCACTGCCACGGTCGCGTTCGACGCGCCCGAGGGCACCGAGAACGTCACCGACGACTTCCACGCGAGGAACGCCGACCACGACCGACTCGCCGCCGAGTCGGTCGCGCTCGAAGACGACACCGTCGAGGTCGAGTTCGACGTGGCCGACCTCAGGACGCTGTCGGACGGCGACGAGGTCCAGGTGTACGGCGAGTACGACACCGCCGAGTACGAGCGGGTGTACTTCAACCACTCCGTGGTGAACGCCGACGTGTCGGCCAGCGACTTCGCCGAGCAGGACACGACGACCGAGACGACCACCGAGACGGAAACCGAGACCGAGACAGAGACGGAAACTGAGACGGAAACCGAAACCGAGACGGAAACCGAGACCGAGACCGACGCCGAATCCGGCGACATCCCCGGATTAACCGCGATTACTGCGCTCGTCGCGCTGGTCGCGGCGGCGCTGGTCGCGGTCCGGCGCGCCTGA
- the rnz gene encoding ribonuclease Z produces the protein MSMRVTFLGTSGAVPTTERNPSAVLVNREGDRLLFDVGEGTQRQMMRFGTGFTVSEVFITHLHGDHVLGLPGLVQTWDFNDREEPLSIYTPRGTGDDIDDLVHAAGNRPSFPIHVYEVEPGEVAARRDDYEIRTFRTDHRTTSVGYALVEDDRKGRFDRERAEELGVPVGPKFSRLHEGNPVELEDGTVVRPEQVVGDPRPGRTFVYTGDTRPTDEVSEAAADADLLVHDATFADDRRERASETGHATAREAAELASDAGAVRLALTHISSRYAGDVSDHLAEARDAFDGEVFVPDDGEMREIPYPDK, from the coding sequence ATGTCGATGCGCGTGACGTTTCTCGGAACCAGCGGCGCGGTACCGACCACCGAGCGTAACCCGAGCGCCGTGCTGGTGAACCGAGAAGGCGACCGGCTGTTGTTCGACGTCGGCGAGGGGACCCAGCGACAGATGATGCGCTTCGGGACCGGGTTCACGGTCTCGGAGGTGTTCATCACCCACCTCCACGGCGACCACGTCCTCGGACTACCGGGCCTCGTCCAGACGTGGGACTTCAACGACCGAGAGGAACCGCTCTCCATCTACACGCCCCGCGGAACCGGCGACGATATCGACGACCTCGTCCACGCCGCGGGCAACCGGCCCTCGTTCCCGATCCACGTCTACGAGGTCGAACCCGGCGAGGTCGCGGCCCGGCGCGACGACTACGAGATACGGACGTTCCGGACCGACCACCGCACCACGTCGGTGGGGTACGCGCTGGTCGAGGACGACCGCAAGGGCCGGTTCGACCGCGAGCGGGCCGAGGAACTCGGCGTGCCGGTCGGCCCGAAGTTCTCGCGACTCCACGAGGGGAACCCGGTCGAACTCGAAGACGGCACCGTGGTCCGGCCCGAGCAGGTGGTCGGCGACCCCCGGCCCGGCCGGACGTTCGTCTACACCGGCGACACCCGCCCGACGGACGAGGTCTCCGAAGCCGCCGCCGACGCCGACCTGCTGGTCCACGACGCCACCTTCGCCGACGACCGCCGCGAGCGCGCGAGCGAGACCGGCCACGCGACCGCCCGGGAAGCCGCCGAACTCGCGAGCGATGCCGGGGCGGTCCGGCTCGCGCTCACCCACATCTCCTCGCGGTACGCGGGCGACGTATCCGACCACCTCGCCGAGGCCCGCGACGCCTTCGACGGCGAGGTGTTCGTTCCCGACGACGGCGAGATGCGCGAGATACCGTATCCCGACAAGTAG
- a CDS encoding DUF7282 domain-containing protein, whose translation MTRDSRTLSAVFMAVLLILASGTAVSLAVTDSGSTVADSNASVQDETTTEAVETTEDEEETEVDDETETTTREADEPAEGDQADVTINEQESDGEQVVIESATLPEGGFVTIHDETLLEGDALGSVVGVSTYLEAGTHEDVTITLGRPLAETQTVIAMPHYDDNENQVYDFIISGGGVDAPYTSDGEAVVDDATVTVDGVEETTEEVEETTTEEVEETTTEEVVETTTEEVEETTTEEVEETTTEEVVETTTEEEDELEETTTEEIEEPADQQQFIFKVEQMNIDRWSFVLGDEEEPDRTETVSDITVQDRRVEINLTELMQEQAEMEDGEQLTTPGPEAQEQLEENLTGDIETVRFVIENVNVENVTFVITAPEDMEMPEPPMTPEETTTEEDEVIEETTTEEEEVETTTEEEEVETTTEEEEVETTTEEEVEETTTEEEEVETTTEEEDEFETTTEEEDEFETTTEEEEVETTTEEEDVETTTEEEEVETTTEEPDEELESFDVTALNAPESAEIGDTVNVSAVVTNPNDAEATQDVAFRLDGTVIARDTVTLNGSTATTVSFEVDTTDVPPGEYVHGVYTQDFGELAVIMLEEPTAEETTEDDDEETVIETTAAEDDDEETVIETTTAEDDDEETVIETTTAAEEEDEEE comes from the coding sequence ATGACACGAGACAGCAGGACACTTAGCGCCGTCTTCATGGCGGTGCTGTTGATTCTGGCGAGTGGGACAGCCGTCTCACTCGCGGTGACGGATAGTGGGAGTACAGTTGCAGATTCGAACGCATCAGTTCAGGACGAGACGACGACTGAGGCGGTAGAGACGACCGAAGACGAGGAGGAAACGGAGGTCGATGACGAAACGGAGACCACCACGAGGGAGGCCGACGAACCCGCGGAAGGTGACCAAGCCGACGTCACGATCAACGAGCAGGAGTCCGACGGCGAGCAGGTCGTCATCGAGTCGGCGACGTTGCCCGAGGGCGGTTTCGTCACCATCCACGACGAGACGCTCCTCGAAGGCGACGCGCTCGGGAGCGTCGTCGGGGTTTCGACTTACCTCGAAGCCGGAACTCACGAGGACGTGACCATCACGCTGGGTCGGCCGCTGGCAGAGACCCAGACGGTCATCGCGATGCCGCACTACGACGACAACGAAAATCAGGTCTACGACTTCATCATCTCCGGCGGTGGGGTCGACGCGCCCTACACCTCGGACGGTGAAGCCGTGGTCGACGACGCGACGGTGACCGTCGACGGCGTCGAAGAGACGACCGAAGAAGTCGAGGAAACCACGACTGAAGAGGTCGAGGAAACGACGACTGAAGAGGTCGTCGAGACGACGACTGAAGAGGTCGAGGAAACCACGACTGAAGAAGTCGAGGAAACCACGACTGAAGAGGTCGTCGAGACGACGACCGAGGAAGAAGACGAACTCGAAGAGACCACCACCGAGGAAATCGAGGAACCCGCCGACCAGCAACAGTTCATCTTCAAGGTCGAGCAGATGAACATCGACCGGTGGTCGTTCGTCCTCGGCGACGAGGAGGAACCCGACCGGACCGAGACCGTCAGCGACATCACGGTCCAGGACCGCCGCGTCGAGATCAACCTCACCGAGCTCATGCAGGAGCAGGCCGAGATGGAGGACGGCGAGCAGCTCACCACGCCCGGCCCCGAAGCTCAGGAGCAACTGGAGGAGAACCTCACCGGTGACATCGAGACGGTCCGATTCGTCATCGAGAACGTCAACGTCGAGAACGTGACGTTCGTCATCACGGCTCCCGAGGACATGGAGATGCCCGAGCCGCCGATGACCCCTGAAGAGACGACCACCGAGGAAGACGAGGTCATCGAGGAGACCACGACCGAGGAAGAGGAAGTCGAGACGACGACCGAGGAAGAAGAAGTCGAGACGACGACTGAGGAAGAAGAAGTCGAGACGACGACTGAAGAGGAAGTCGAGGAAACAACCACCGAGGAAGAGGAAGTCGAGACGACGACTGAAGAAGAGGACGAATTCGAGACGACGACTGAAGAAGAGGACGAATTCGAGACAACGACTGAGGAAGAGGAAGTCGAGACGACAACTGAGGAAGAAGACGTCGAGACGACAACTGAGGAAGAAGAAGTCGAAACGACCACCGAGGAACCTGACGAGGAACTCGAATCGTTCGACGTCACGGCACTCAACGCGCCTGAGAGCGCCGAGATCGGTGACACAGTCAACGTGAGCGCGGTCGTGACGAACCCCAACGACGCGGAGGCCACGCAGGACGTGGCGTTCCGCCTCGATGGGACCGTCATCGCGCGTGATACGGTCACGCTCAACGGTAGCACCGCGACCACCGTGTCGTTCGAAGTCGACACGACCGACGTGCCGCCCGGCGAGTACGTCCACGGCGTGTACACGCAGGACTTCGGCGAACTCGCGGTGATTATGCTGGAGGAACCGACCGCCGAGGAGACGACTGAAGACGACGACGAAGAGACGGTCATCGAGACCACAGCGGCTGAAGACGACGACGAAGAGACGGTCATCGAGACCACGACGGCCGAAGACGACGACGAAGAGACGGTCATCGAGACCACGACGGCCGCCGAAGAGGAAGACGAAGAGGAGTAG
- a CDS encoding AAA family ATPase, translating to MDAPLWTEKYAPGLRDLPQEDVREYLRKAVDEPINLVLYGPSGAGKTAAVRALAREAHQDPDNDLVEINVADFFGMTKKEIADDPRFSSFIDSKRKRNSSKADLINHVLKESASYSPVSGTYKTIVLDNAEAIREDFQQALRRVMERHHRTTQFVVTTRQPTKLIPPIKSRCFPVAVRAPTPDEIAAVLEGIVEAEGVEYDENGLEYIGGYAGGDLRKAILGAQTTAEKEGEVTMNAAYEVLGDVGVTSEIEEMLDDAEAGEFQDARKTLDDLLVDEGYSGEEVLHEILEVAHAGRYTGEDLAELTVLAGEIDADLAEGTSDRVHIGHLLAELGADA from the coding sequence ATGGACGCGCCGCTCTGGACCGAGAAGTACGCGCCCGGCCTCCGAGACCTCCCGCAGGAGGACGTCCGCGAGTACCTTCGGAAGGCAGTCGACGAGCCGATCAACCTCGTCCTCTACGGCCCCTCGGGTGCTGGCAAGACCGCCGCGGTCCGGGCGCTGGCCCGAGAGGCCCACCAAGACCCCGACAACGACCTCGTGGAGATCAACGTCGCCGATTTCTTCGGCATGACCAAGAAGGAGATCGCCGACGACCCGCGGTTCAGTTCCTTCATCGACTCCAAGCGCAAGCGCAACTCCTCGAAGGCCGACCTCATCAACCACGTCCTCAAGGAGTCGGCGAGCTACTCGCCGGTCTCGGGGACGTACAAGACCATCGTGCTCGACAACGCCGAGGCCATCCGCGAGGACTTCCAGCAGGCGCTTCGCCGGGTGATGGAGCGCCACCACCGGACCACCCAGTTCGTCGTCACCACCCGCCAGCCCACCAAGCTCATCCCGCCCATCAAGTCGCGGTGCTTCCCGGTCGCGGTCCGCGCGCCGACGCCCGACGAGATCGCCGCGGTGCTGGAAGGCATCGTCGAGGCCGAGGGCGTCGAGTACGACGAAAACGGTCTGGAATACATCGGCGGATACGCGGGCGGCGACCTCCGGAAGGCCATCTTGGGCGCACAGACCACCGCCGAGAAGGAGGGCGAGGTCACGATGAACGCCGCCTACGAGGTGCTGGGCGACGTGGGCGTGACGAGCGAGATCGAGGAGATGCTCGACGACGCGGAAGCGGGCGAGTTCCAAGACGCCCGCAAGACCCTCGACGACCTGCTCGTCGACGAGGGCTACAGCGGCGAGGAGGTCCTCCACGAGATACTCGAGGTCGCCCACGCCGGTCGGTACACCGGCGAGGACCTCGCGGAACTCACCGTTCTGGCGGGCGAGATCGACGCCGACCTCGCGGAGGGGACGAGCGACCGGGTCCACATCGGCCACCTGCTCGCGGAACTCGGGGCCGACGCGTAG
- a CDS encoding ATP-binding protein — translation MDETRLFELLNRINVWWDDDPVPQTLRKAPYRRSDFYVVRDKLDAQRRILTIRGPRQVGKTTLCGQLIESLLNRGVPAKRIVYFTAENNQILSGPDDIITDSLEVYEQYVLRESFRNVDSEVYVFIDEVQKIDGWASKLKYYVDTYSNLRFVTTGSVSTLIKSDASETLVGRLAEHIMMPMKYRDYVAYHGALDGDTASESTELRSALDESLEQGDTGALTVALTRFYGSYNDARPRLDALKDERLLKGGYPGVIEEKPVDAYTTLDTDLRYTVIGDLATVFNVQSPENVLRVLSLVADSTAAKLNVQNIADTIGISRDTVERYLDYLEEFFLITECPKHTTSEYDSGGRPKVYVQDVGLYNTLAGTLSSKTLRDGNKMGPVLETAVCDHARRLQFYLSNAQSGDIAYWDRRGEVDFVLSGTDYVLPIEVKNGDSTKADLRGLRNFVEETDAEFGLAVNNAEELKEDDGIIHIPAWLFFFLC, via the coding sequence ATGGACGAGACCCGGTTGTTCGAACTCCTAAACAGAATCAACGTCTGGTGGGACGACGACCCCGTTCCCCAGACGCTACGGAAGGCACCGTATCGCCGGAGTGACTTCTACGTGGTACGCGACAAACTCGACGCGCAGAGACGTATTCTCACGATTCGCGGCCCAAGACAGGTCGGGAAAACGACCCTGTGTGGACAGTTGATCGAATCGTTGTTAAATCGCGGAGTTCCCGCAAAACGAATCGTCTATTTTACTGCGGAGAACAATCAGATTCTATCGGGACCGGACGACATCATCACCGACTCGCTCGAAGTGTACGAGCAGTACGTGTTGCGGGAGTCGTTCAGGAACGTGGATTCGGAGGTCTACGTGTTCATCGACGAAGTCCAAAAAATCGACGGCTGGGCCTCGAAGCTCAAGTACTACGTGGATACGTATTCGAACCTTCGCTTCGTGACGACAGGTTCGGTGAGTACGCTTATAAAATCCGATGCGAGTGAAACCCTCGTTGGGCGACTCGCCGAGCACATCATGATGCCGATGAAATATCGGGATTACGTTGCCTATCACGGGGCTCTCGATGGCGACACCGCCAGCGAATCCACGGAGCTTCGGAGCGCTCTCGACGAAAGCCTAGAGCAAGGCGATACCGGGGCGCTCACGGTAGCACTGACCCGTTTCTACGGGAGCTACAACGACGCGAGACCTCGGCTCGATGCGCTGAAAGACGAACGACTCCTAAAAGGCGGTTATCCCGGCGTAATCGAGGAAAAACCGGTCGATGCGTACACGACCCTCGATACCGATTTACGATACACAGTTATCGGCGATTTAGCGACCGTTTTCAACGTCCAGTCTCCGGAAAACGTACTTCGGGTGCTTTCGCTCGTCGCCGATTCGACGGCGGCAAAACTCAACGTTCAGAACATCGCAGATACTATCGGTATCAGTCGAGACACCGTCGAGCGATACCTCGACTATCTGGAGGAGTTCTTTTTGATAACGGAATGCCCGAAACACACGACCTCGGAGTACGATTCGGGTGGCCGTCCGAAGGTGTACGTACAGGACGTTGGACTCTACAATACGCTCGCTGGAACGCTCTCGTCGAAGACGCTACGAGATGGAAACAAAATGGGTCCGGTCCTCGAAACTGCCGTATGTGACCACGCGCGAAGGCTCCAGTTTTACCTCTCTAACGCTCAAAGCGGGGATATCGCGTACTGGGACCGACGCGGAGAAGTCGATTTCGTTCTGTCAGGGACAGATTATGTCCTCCCAATCGAGGTCAAGAATGGCGATTCGACCAAAGCTGACCTGCGCGGACTTCGGAACTTCGTCGAAGAGACGGATGCAGAGTTCGGTCTGGCAGTCAACAATGCCGAAGAACTCAAGGAGGATGACGGAATAATCCATATCCCCGCGTGGTTGTTCTTCTTCCTCTGTTGA
- a CDS encoding acyl-CoA thioesterase, giving the protein MPTLSDTHIRNRYRVQPNDANNYETLHGGELMKWMDELGAMAAMRFAGETCVTAGVDDFGFHRPIPVGDTALVDAYVYRAGKTSVTVRLRAWREDPRTGETERTTGSSFTFVAIDEDRNPVRVPELTVETDEEERLLREALEAES; this is encoded by the coding sequence ATGCCAACCCTCTCGGACACCCACATCCGGAACCGCTATCGCGTCCAGCCGAACGACGCCAACAACTACGAGACGCTCCACGGCGGCGAACTCATGAAGTGGATGGACGAACTGGGGGCGATGGCCGCGATGCGGTTCGCGGGCGAGACCTGTGTGACCGCGGGCGTCGACGACTTCGGGTTCCACCGGCCGATTCCGGTCGGCGACACCGCGCTCGTGGACGCCTACGTCTATCGGGCCGGGAAGACGAGCGTCACGGTCCGACTCCGGGCGTGGCGCGAGGACCCCCGGACCGGCGAGACCGAGCGCACCACGGGGTCGAGTTTCACCTTCGTCGCCATCGACGAAGACCGGAATCCGGTTCGAGTACCCGAGTTGACGGTCGAGACCGACGAGGAAGAGCGATTGCTCCGGGAAGCCCTCGAAGCCGAATCGTAG